The Rhodopseudomonas palustris genome window below encodes:
- the malQ gene encoding 4-alpha-glucanotransferase translates to MDLFTKAAELGIQTEFYDGQGRRHVTPPEALGLIIDAIPEAAERRLLDRIVVIRQGEPNRSELGAGAALPVRWVIMAAAATLAEGTAEDRSIAWPQDLPSGSYRVRLTDASGHAEEVPLLVAPPHAFGGAFDRSWLVAVQLYSLRSSRNWGIGDFTDLANLIELAASLGAGGIGLNPLHALFDDRPGDCSPYSPNSRLFLNPLYVDVESLPEFSGNDRPVDAQTLASLRDGELIDYAAVAAVKWRGLRAAYETFRTSASAARRDAFEAFRRERAPLLTRFACFEVLRHKFGHPWWDWPEEWRHPDDTRCAQLRAGPDGPEVEFFEFAQWCADDQLRGCRDLAAARGMNVGLYLDVAVGVQSDGFDAWNEPAAISRLLSVGAPPDPLNTAGQNWGLAGFNAPGLELTGFAPFRDMLRASMRYAGAIRLDHVLGLNRLYLVPHGFAANQGVYVRMPLEALLAVTAQESVAHRCVVIGEDLGTVPDGFRDRLAAWGIWSYRVMMFERDFHQGWFFGLDHYLPNALVTFNTHDLATYSGWRASTDLHLKRSIGVDPGESDDSRRHALAMLGDVLRNQGIEQDDIYAVLTFLARTPSRLLAIALEDLLGVLDQPNVPGTVSEHPNWRRRLPKAIEDIPAVINRQALLAATADRRTAG, encoded by the coding sequence ATGGATTTATTCACCAAAGCTGCCGAGCTGGGCATCCAGACCGAGTTTTATGACGGTCAGGGCCGCCGCCACGTCACGCCGCCAGAAGCCCTAGGGCTGATCATCGACGCGATCCCGGAGGCGGCGGAGCGGCGATTGCTCGATCGGATCGTGGTGATCCGGCAGGGCGAGCCGAACCGTTCGGAGCTGGGGGCAGGCGCGGCCCTCCCGGTGCGCTGGGTGATCATGGCCGCGGCGGCGACGCTGGCCGAAGGCACCGCCGAAGATCGATCCATCGCATGGCCGCAAGATCTGCCGAGCGGCAGCTATCGGGTGCGGCTGACGGACGCATCAGGCCACGCCGAAGAGGTGCCGCTTTTGGTCGCGCCGCCGCACGCGTTTGGCGGCGCCTTCGATCGCTCCTGGCTGGTCGCCGTGCAGCTCTACAGCCTGCGATCGTCACGCAACTGGGGCATCGGTGATTTCACCGATCTGGCCAATCTGATCGAGCTCGCTGCCAGCCTCGGCGCCGGCGGCATCGGCCTCAATCCGCTGCATGCGCTGTTCGACGATCGGCCCGGCGATTGCAGCCCGTATTCGCCGAACAGCCGGCTGTTTCTCAATCCGCTGTATGTCGACGTCGAAAGTCTGCCGGAGTTTTCCGGAAACGATCGGCCAGTCGATGCCCAGACGCTGGCGTCGCTGCGCGATGGCGAACTGATCGACTACGCCGCAGTGGCGGCGGTGAAGTGGCGCGGCCTGCGCGCCGCCTACGAGACATTCCGCACCTCGGCGTCGGCCGCCCGGCGCGATGCGTTCGAGGCGTTTCGCCGCGAGCGCGCGCCGCTGCTGACGCGGTTCGCGTGCTTCGAAGTGCTGCGGCACAAATTCGGCCACCCGTGGTGGGACTGGCCGGAGGAGTGGCGACATCCGGATGATACGCGCTGCGCGCAGTTGCGCGCCGGCCCAGACGGTCCAGAGGTCGAGTTCTTCGAATTCGCGCAGTGGTGCGCCGACGATCAGTTGCGCGGCTGCCGCGATCTCGCGGCCGCCCGCGGCATGAACGTCGGTCTTTATCTCGACGTCGCAGTCGGTGTGCAGAGCGACGGCTTCGATGCCTGGAACGAGCCGGCCGCGATCTCGCGGCTGCTATCGGTCGGCGCGCCGCCCGATCCGCTCAACACCGCGGGCCAGAATTGGGGCCTCGCCGGATTCAACGCGCCGGGGCTTGAGCTGACCGGCTTCGCGCCGTTCCGCGACATGCTGCGCGCCTCGATGCGCTATGCCGGCGCGATCCGGCTCGACCATGTGCTTGGGCTCAACCGGCTGTATCTGGTCCCGCACGGCTTTGCCGCCAATCAGGGCGTCTATGTGCGGATGCCGCTCGAGGCCCTGCTGGCTGTCACCGCGCAAGAAAGTGTCGCGCATCGCTGCGTGGTAATCGGCGAAGACCTCGGCACGGTGCCCGACGGATTCCGCGATCGGCTGGCTGCGTGGGGGATCTGGTCGTATCGCGTGATGATGTTCGAGCGCGACTTCCACCAGGGCTGGTTCTTCGGGCTCGATCACTATTTGCCGAACGCACTGGTCACCTTCAACACCCACGACCTCGCAACCTATTCGGGATGGCGTGCCTCGACCGATCTGCATCTGAAGCGCTCGATCGGGGTCGATCCCGGCGAGAGCGACGACAGCCGCCGGCACGCGCTGGCGATGCTCGGCGATGTGCTCCGCAATCAGGGGATCGAGCAAGACGATATCTACGCGGTGCTGACGTTCCTGGCGCGCACGCCGTCGCGCCTATTGGCGATCGCGCTGGAAGATCTGCTCGGCGTGCTCGATCAGCCGAACGTGCCGGGCACGGTGTCGGAACATCCGAACTGGCGGCGGCGGCTGCCGAAGGCGATCGAAGACATCCCCGCCGTGATCAACCGCCAAGCGCTGCTCGCGGCGACCGCCGACCGTCGCACCGCGGGGTGA
- the glgB gene encoding 1,4-alpha-glucan branching protein GlgB: MTVQLSDEAYAVLEGRHADPFRYLGAHPEDGGTVVRVLLPDAAAVDVVGDNGESAPLEQAHPAGLFTGKLPGGSPRYTLRARFGDATIELQDPYRFPPILTDFDLYLLGEGTDQRLYDKLGAHPMELEGVAGVGFVVLAPNARRVSVVGDFNYWNPLRHQMRVRGNGYWELFIPGARAGDHYKFDLSGPHGEQLPQKSDPLAFAAEMRPKTASIVVDATQLPKPRPAPENINALSAPMSIYEVHLGSWRRKDGDQWLTYRELAEQLPAYVRDMGFTHVEFLPVSEHPFDGSWGYQPTGLYAPTSRFGSPEDFCALVDACHAAGIGVILDWVPGHFPDDPHGLGNFDGTALYEHANPMQGRHLDWGTLIYNYGRTEVVNFLTANALFWLERYGIDGLRVDAVASMLYLDYSRPAGGWIPNKFGGRENIEAIDFIRRFNSQVFDNFPHATTAAEESTAWPQVSRPVEFGGLGFGYKWNMGWMHDTLNYISKDPIHRKYHHGQILFGLHYAFSENFILPLSHDEVVHGKRSILGRMPGDEWQRFANLRAYYAFMFGHPGKKLLFMGSEFGQEREWSHDRSLDWHLLEYPKYAGIQALLRDLNKLYRSLPALHQLDCDPFGFEWLITEDANRNVFAWMRKGNDTRSRCLVIVNFSPNVYQDYRVRVPFPGRWREVFNSDAAGYGGSNVGNGGEVRTLEGLVPELSLTIPPLAAIFLTPED, encoded by the coding sequence ATGACCGTGCAACTGAGCGACGAAGCCTACGCAGTTCTCGAAGGCCGTCACGCCGATCCGTTTCGCTATCTCGGCGCACACCCGGAGGATGGCGGCACCGTGGTCCGCGTGCTGTTGCCCGATGCGGCGGCGGTGGACGTTGTCGGCGACAACGGCGAATCCGCCCCGCTCGAGCAGGCGCATCCGGCCGGACTGTTCACCGGCAAGCTGCCCGGCGGTTCGCCGCGCTACACGTTGCGCGCCCGGTTCGGCGACGCGACGATCGAGCTGCAGGATCCCTACCGCTTCCCGCCGATCCTGACCGACTTCGATCTTTACCTGCTCGGTGAAGGCACCGACCAACGGCTGTACGACAAGCTCGGCGCCCATCCGATGGAGCTGGAAGGCGTCGCCGGCGTCGGCTTCGTGGTGCTGGCGCCGAATGCGCGCCGCGTCAGCGTGGTCGGCGATTTCAACTACTGGAATCCGCTCCGCCACCAGATGCGGGTGCGCGGCAACGGCTATTGGGAGCTGTTCATCCCCGGCGCCCGTGCCGGCGATCACTACAAATTCGACCTCTCCGGCCCGCATGGCGAGCAGCTGCCGCAGAAGTCCGATCCCCTCGCCTTCGCCGCCGAGATGCGGCCGAAGACCGCTTCAATCGTGGTCGATGCCACCCAGCTGCCAAAGCCGCGGCCGGCCCCGGAGAACATCAACGCGCTGTCGGCGCCGATGTCGATCTACGAGGTGCATCTCGGCTCGTGGCGCCGCAAGGACGGCGACCAGTGGCTGACCTACCGCGAACTCGCCGAGCAGCTGCCGGCCTACGTTCGCGACATGGGCTTCACCCACGTCGAATTCCTCCCCGTCAGCGAGCATCCGTTCGATGGCTCGTGGGGCTATCAGCCCACCGGTCTCTATGCCCCCACCTCGCGGTTCGGCTCGCCGGAAGATTTCTGCGCGCTGGTCGACGCCTGCCATGCCGCCGGCATCGGCGTGATCCTCGACTGGGTGCCGGGCCACTTCCCGGACGATCCGCACGGCCTCGGCAATTTCGACGGCACCGCGCTGTACGAGCATGCCAACCCGATGCAGGGGCGGCATCTCGATTGGGGCACGCTGATCTACAATTACGGCCGCACCGAAGTCGTCAATTTCCTCACTGCCAACGCGCTGTTCTGGCTGGAGCGTTACGGGATCGACGGCCTCCGCGTCGATGCCGTGGCATCGATGCTGTATCTCGATTACAGCCGCCCCGCCGGCGGCTGGATCCCGAATAAGTTTGGTGGCCGCGAGAATATCGAGGCGATCGATTTCATTCGCCGCTTCAACAGCCAGGTGTTCGACAATTTCCCGCACGCCACCACCGCTGCGGAAGAATCCACCGCCTGGCCGCAGGTGTCACGCCCGGTCGAATTCGGCGGACTTGGCTTCGGCTACAAGTGGAACATGGGGTGGATGCACGACACGCTGAACTACATCAGCAAGGATCCGATCCACCGCAAATATCACCACGGCCAGATCCTGTTCGGCTTGCATTACGCCTTCTCGGAGAATTTCATTCTGCCGCTGTCGCACGACGAGGTGGTCCACGGCAAACGTTCGATCCTCGGCCGGATGCCGGGCGACGAGTGGCAGCGCTTCGCAAACTTGCGCGCGTATTATGCCTTCATGTTCGGCCATCCCGGCAAGAAACTGCTGTTCATGGGCAGCGAGTTCGGCCAGGAGCGCGAGTGGAGCCACGATCGCTCGCTCGACTGGCACCTGCTCGAATATCCGAAATATGCCGGCATTCAGGCGCTGCTGCGCGACCTCAACAAGCTGTACCGGTCGCTGCCGGCGCTGCATCAGCTCGATTGCGATCCGTTCGGCTTCGAATGGCTGATCACCGAAGATGCCAACCGCAATGTGTTTGCTTGGATGCGCAAGGGCAACGATACCCGCTCCCGCTGCCTGGTGATCGTCAACTTCTCGCCGAACGTCTATCAGGACTATCGCGTGCGCGTGCCGTTCCCCGGTCGCTGGCGCGAAGTGTTCAATTCGGATGCGGCCGGCTACGGCGGCAGCAATGTCGGCAATGGCGGCGAGGTCCGCACCCTCGAAGGTCTGGTGCCGGAGCTCAGCCTGACGATCCCGCCGCTGGCCGCGATCTTCCTGACGCCGGAGGATTGA
- a CDS encoding alpha-1,4-glucan--maltose-1-phosphate maltosyltransferase has product MNKSTQALQTAATRGAFHIEDIYPLIDGGRFPVKRIVSEPIEVWADIYRDGHEVIAAALVWRREQDSTWQRVPMVHAVNDRWSATFTPQQLGRHVYAIEAWTDEFATWRHGAELKLKAGQDLSLDALEGAGLLTKAQTDDPEVLRLIQQRCEEYLRTGDITPLLSPELRDAMGSSQARHDLTRTEPLPLMIDRPRARYGAWYEMVPRSQSTEPGRHGTFRDCIARLPDVAAMGFDVVYFTPIHPIGHTNRKGRNNALWAEPGDPGSPYAIGAEEGGHDAVHPELGTLADFRAFVDACEVVGIEVALDIAVQCSPDHPWLKQHPDWFKRRPDGSMKYAENPPKKYEDIVNPDFSCEDAGSLWNALRDVILFWADHGVKIFRVDNPHTKPLRFWEWLIREVQLRHPDVIFLAEAFTRPKLMKGLAKLGFTQSYTYFTWRTQKWEIEQYLRELTDYPERDFYRPNFFTNTPDILPFHLQGGEPWMFKSRLVLAATLSSTYGIYNGFELLEHEPIPGKEEYLDSEKYEIKVRDWDKPGNIKPYIRDINRIRSANPALQQTSNLRFLDVQDPNVTGFVKTSVDGTNAVAVAIALSSDYHEFWLPLGDVQIEVAGERRPVAAVENLLTGERHALDWGGISLRMDPHRDPALLFRCLA; this is encoded by the coding sequence GTGAACAAGTCGACACAAGCGCTTCAAACCGCCGCCACTCGCGGCGCCTTTCACATCGAAGACATCTATCCGCTGATCGACGGCGGACGATTCCCGGTGAAACGCATTGTCAGCGAGCCGATCGAGGTGTGGGCCGACATCTACCGCGACGGCCACGAAGTCATTGCCGCGGCTTTGGTCTGGCGGCGTGAGCAGGACAGCACATGGCAGCGGGTGCCGATGGTGCACGCCGTCAATGATCGCTGGTCTGCGACGTTCACGCCGCAGCAGCTCGGCCGTCACGTTTATGCGATCGAAGCCTGGACGGACGAGTTTGCGACCTGGCGACATGGTGCCGAACTCAAGCTGAAGGCCGGCCAGGATCTGTCGCTCGACGCCCTTGAGGGCGCAGGGCTGCTCACCAAAGCGCAGACCGACGATCCTGAGGTGCTGCGGCTGATCCAGCAGCGCTGCGAGGAATATCTACGGACCGGCGATATCACGCCGCTGCTATCGCCGGAATTGCGCGACGCCATGGGCAGCAGCCAGGCGCGGCACGACCTCACCCGCACCGAACCGCTGCCGCTGATGATCGACAGGCCCCGCGCCCGCTACGGCGCGTGGTACGAAATGGTGCCGCGCAGCCAGAGCACCGAGCCCGGCCGCCATGGTACTTTCCGCGATTGTATCGCGCGGCTGCCGGACGTCGCCGCGATGGGCTTCGACGTGGTGTACTTCACCCCGATCCATCCGATCGGCCACACCAACCGCAAGGGCCGCAACAACGCGCTTTGGGCCGAGCCTGGTGATCCCGGCAGCCCGTATGCGATCGGCGCCGAGGAAGGCGGCCACGATGCGGTGCATCCGGAGCTCGGCACGCTGGCGGACTTCCGCGCCTTCGTCGACGCCTGCGAGGTGGTCGGCATCGAGGTTGCGCTCGACATCGCCGTGCAGTGCTCGCCGGATCATCCGTGGCTGAAGCAGCATCCGGACTGGTTCAAGCGCCGGCCCGACGGCTCGATGAAATACGCCGAGAATCCGCCGAAGAAATACGAGGACATCGTCAACCCGGATTTCTCCTGCGAGGACGCCGGCTCGCTGTGGAACGCGCTGCGCGACGTGATCCTGTTCTGGGCCGATCATGGCGTGAAAATCTTCCGGGTCGACAATCCCCACACCAAGCCGCTGCGGTTCTGGGAATGGCTGATCCGCGAGGTGCAGCTCCGTCACCCCGACGTCATCTTCCTGGCCGAAGCGTTCACCCGGCCGAAGCTGATGAAGGGACTGGCCAAGCTCGGCTTCACGCAGTCCTACACTTACTTCACTTGGCGCACCCAGAAGTGGGAGATCGAGCAATATTTGCGCGAACTCACCGACTATCCGGAGCGCGACTTCTATCGACCGAACTTCTTCACCAATACGCCGGACATCCTGCCCTTCCATCTGCAGGGTGGCGAGCCGTGGATGTTCAAGTCGCGCCTCGTTCTCGCCGCAACGTTGTCATCGACCTATGGCATCTACAACGGCTTCGAACTGCTTGAGCACGAACCGATCCCCGGCAAGGAGGAGTATCTCGATTCCGAGAAATACGAGATCAAGGTGCGCGATTGGGACAAGCCGGGCAACATCAAGCCCTACATTCGCGACATCAACCGCATCCGCAGCGCCAACCCGGCGCTGCAGCAGACCAGCAATCTCCGCTTCCTCGACGTGCAGGACCCGAATGTGACCGGCTTCGTCAAAACCTCGGTCGACGGCACCAACGCGGTCGCCGTCGCGATCGCGCTCAGCAGCGACTACCATGAATTCTGGCTGCCACTCGGCGACGTCCAGATCGAGGTCGCCGGGGAGCGCCGGCCGGTCGCTGCGGTCGAGAACCTGCTGACCGGAGAACGCCACGCGCTCGATTGGGGCGGGATCAGCCTGCGGATGGACCCGCATCGAGACCCGGCGCTGCTGTTCCGTTGCCTGGCGTGA
- the treS gene encoding maltose alpha-D-glucosyltransferase, with the protein MNEMTPITTIDGSDAETSDELWYKDAIIYQLHVKAFADSNNDGIGDFAGLTEKLDYLQELGVNTLWLLPFYPSPQRDDGYDIADYGSINPDFGTMKDFRRFIVEAKKRNLRVITELVINHTSDQHAWFKRARRSPKNSSARDWYVWSDTDQKYLGTRIIFTDTEKSNWTWDPEAGQYYWHRFFSHQPDLNFDNPRVVGAVVKVMKRWLDTGVDGFRLDAIPYLCERDGTNNENLPETHAVIKQLRAELDAYAKGKLLLAEANQWPEDVQQYFGDSDECHMAYHFPLMPRIYMAIAQEDRFPITDIMRQTPEIPANCQWAMFLRNHDELTLEMVTDVERDYLWKTYAADPRARINVGIRRRLAPLMDNDRRKIELMNSLLLSFPGTPIIYYGDEIGMGDNIYLGDRNGVRTPMQWSPDRNGGFSRADPARLYAPPIMDPVYGYASVNVEAQQRSLSSLLSAMKRLIAVRKSTLAFGRGSMTFIRPSNRAVLAYVRQYEDEVILCVANLSRAAQATELDLSPWKERVPQEMLGRTKFPPIGELPYMITLAPFGFYWFKLQEPGTAPHVAPVSAVSEFVTLVVPLGSTWMTLGRTRSMFEHEVLPTFLSRTRWFPERNPRAIHPRLTSAIPFANDGDNRPWLAFFEATQRGTTSRYLLPMQIDWVRFDRERYNPRAYAAVRQGAREGTLLDVAADPSFIALLLENVRASLTVTGDNGDRLEFRPGSKLAERPAGPFQNIRAVETEQSNSTALVDGDYVVKLYRRLQTGINPELEMGRFLTEVAGYTNTPALLGSVELIEGDKTSAVAVVHEFARNQGDGWTVTSAYLDRYIDEQRVLVRSEEKAEGDQLTPYLHFMERTGQRVAEMHIALASHPEVADFAPEPINAEASRGWAETVAASAERVLDELRRRRDTLKDTDRPLVDELLAARETLMSRIHGLLGDDGGLNIRHHGDFHLGQMLIVKDDIYIIDFEGEPRRTMAERRAKAPAVRDVAGLVRSIDYSTTAALDRALKAASEESGRLTEALDLWRIRATAAFLDGYRRTMGDSPVWPADTAAADRVLDFFLIEKALYEIDYEIAHRPDWVRVPLAGLLRILSPPPEELP; encoded by the coding sequence ATGAATGAAATGACACCGATCACGACGATCGACGGATCTGACGCGGAAACCTCCGACGAGCTCTGGTACAAAGACGCCATCATCTATCAGTTGCACGTCAAGGCGTTCGCCGACAGCAACAATGACGGCATCGGCGACTTCGCCGGCCTGACCGAAAAGCTCGATTATCTTCAGGAGCTCGGCGTCAATACGCTGTGGCTGCTGCCGTTCTATCCGTCGCCGCAGCGCGACGATGGCTACGACATTGCCGACTACGGCTCGATCAATCCCGACTTCGGCACGATGAAAGACTTCCGCCGCTTCATCGTCGAAGCCAAGAAGCGCAATCTGCGCGTCATCACCGAGCTGGTCATCAACCACACCTCGGATCAGCACGCCTGGTTCAAGCGAGCCCGGCGCAGCCCGAAGAATTCCAGCGCGCGCGACTGGTACGTCTGGAGCGACACCGACCAGAAATATCTCGGCACCCGGATCATCTTCACCGACACCGAGAAATCGAACTGGACCTGGGATCCGGAAGCCGGCCAGTATTATTGGCACCGGTTCTTCTCGCATCAGCCGGATCTGAACTTCGACAATCCGCGCGTGGTCGGCGCCGTCGTCAAGGTAATGAAGCGCTGGCTCGACACCGGTGTCGACGGTTTTCGGCTCGACGCCATTCCTTATCTGTGCGAGCGCGACGGCACCAACAACGAGAACCTTCCCGAGACCCACGCGGTCATCAAGCAGCTGCGCGCCGAACTCGACGCCTATGCCAAGGGCAAGCTGCTGCTCGCCGAAGCCAACCAGTGGCCGGAGGACGTCCAGCAGTATTTCGGCGACAGCGACGAATGCCACATGGCCTACCACTTCCCGCTGATGCCGCGGATCTACATGGCGATCGCGCAGGAAGACCGCTTCCCGATCACCGACATCATGCGGCAGACGCCGGAGATTCCGGCCAACTGCCAGTGGGCGATGTTCCTGCGCAACCACGACGAGCTGACACTCGAAATGGTCACCGATGTGGAGCGCGACTATCTCTGGAAGACCTATGCGGCCGATCCGCGGGCGCGGATCAATGTCGGCATCCGCCGCCGCCTCGCTCCGCTGATGGACAATGATCGCCGCAAGATCGAGCTGATGAACTCGCTGCTACTGTCGTTCCCCGGCACGCCGATCATCTATTACGGCGACGAGATCGGGATGGGCGACAACATCTATCTCGGTGACCGCAACGGCGTCCGCACCCCGATGCAGTGGTCGCCCGACCGCAACGGCGGTTTCTCGCGCGCCGACCCGGCGCGGCTGTATGCGCCGCCGATCATGGACCCGGTGTACGGCTACGCCTCGGTCAATGTCGAAGCGCAGCAGCGCAGCCTGTCGTCGTTGCTCAGCGCGATGAAGCGGCTGATCGCGGTGCGCAAGTCGACGCTGGCCTTCGGCCGCGGCAGCATGACGTTCATCCGCCCGAGCAACCGCGCCGTGCTGGCCTATGTCCGGCAGTATGAGGACGAAGTCATTCTCTGCGTCGCCAACCTGTCGCGCGCCGCGCAGGCGACCGAGCTTGATCTGTCGCCGTGGAAGGAGCGCGTGCCGCAGGAAATGCTCGGCCGCACCAAATTCCCGCCGATCGGCGAGCTGCCCTACATGATCACGCTGGCGCCCTTCGGTTTCTATTGGTTCAAGCTGCAGGAGCCCGGCACTGCGCCGCACGTCGCGCCGGTGTCGGCTGTGTCGGAATTCGTGACCCTGGTGGTGCCGCTCGGCTCGACCTGGATGACGCTCGGCCGCACCCGCTCGATGTTCGAGCACGAGGTGCTGCCGACATTCCTGTCCCGCACCCGCTGGTTTCCGGAGCGCAATCCACGCGCGATCCATCCGCGGCTCACTTCGGCGATTCCGTTTGCCAATGACGGCGACAACCGGCCGTGGCTCGCCTTCTTCGAGGCGACACAGCGCGGCACCACCTCGCGCTATCTGCTGCCGATGCAGATTGACTGGGTGCGGTTCGACCGCGAGCGCTACAATCCGCGGGCCTATGCCGCGGTCCGTCAGGGCGCCCGCGAGGGCACCCTACTGGATGTCGCGGCCGATCCGTCGTTCATCGCTCTCCTGCTGGAGAACGTCCGCGCTTCCCTCACCGTGACCGGCGACAACGGCGACCGGCTGGAATTCCGGCCCGGCTCCAAGCTGGCGGAACGGCCGGCCGGGCCGTTCCAGAACATCCGTGCCGTGGAGACCGAACAGTCGAATTCGACCGCGCTGGTCGACGGTGACTACGTGGTCAAGCTGTATCGGCGCCTGCAGACCGGCATCAATCCAGAGCTGGAGATGGGGCGCTTCCTCACCGAAGTCGCCGGCTACACCAACACCCCCGCGTTGCTCGGCAGCGTCGAGCTGATCGAAGGCGACAAGACCAGCGCGGTGGCGGTGGTGCACGAATTCGCCCGCAATCAGGGCGACGGTTGGACCGTCACCTCCGCCTATCTCGATCGCTACATCGACGAGCAGCGGGTGCTGGTCAGAAGCGAAGAAAAGGCCGAGGGCGATCAGCTCACGCCCTATCTGCACTTCATGGAGCGGACCGGCCAGCGGGTGGCGGAGATGCACATCGCGCTCGCCAGCCATCCGGAAGTGGCCGACTTCGCACCGGAGCCGATCAACGCCGAAGCCTCGCGCGGCTGGGCCGAGACCGTGGCGGCGTCGGCCGAGCGCGTGCTCGATGAACTCCGCCGGCGTCGCGACACGCTGAAAGATACCGATCGGCCGCTGGTCGATGAACTGCTGGCAGCCCGCGAGACGCTGATGTCGCGCATCCATGGCTTGCTTGGCGACGATGGCGGGCTCAACATCCGCCATCACGGTGACTTCCATCTGGGTCAGATGCTGATCGTCAAAGACGACATCTACATCATCGACTTCGAAGGCGAGCCGCGCCGGACTATGGCCGAGCGCCGCGCCAAGGCGCCGGCGGTGCGCGACGTCGCCGGCCTGGTGCGCTCGATCGACTATTCGACCACCGCGGCGCTCGATCGCGCGCTGAAGGCCGCATCCGAAGAGTCCGGCCGGCTCACCGAGGCCCTGGATCTATGGCGGATTCGCGCCACCGCGGCATTCCTCGACGGCTATCGCCGAACCATGGGCGACAGCCCGGTGTGGCCGGCGGATACCGCAGCTGCGGACCGCGTGCTCGACTTCTTCCTGATTGAAAAGGCGCTGTACGAGATCGACTACGAGATCGCACATCGTCCCGACTGGGTGCGCGTGCCGCTTGCCGGCCTCCTGCGCATCCTGTCGCCGCCTCCCGAGGAGCTTCCATGA